The nucleotide window TTGCTGGAAGTCCGTTTTGGGCGAAAACTGTTCTCAAAACGTCAATTGTGGACGCTGATGTGGTCGTACTCATTTTGATCACCTCCGGCCACTTCGAATGTGCATCCACCATTATCAGGAACATAGATCCTAGGAAAGGTCCGGCGAAATCTATGTGGACTCTATCCCATGGTTTCGTGGGTCACTCCCATGCATTCAATGGTGCTCCTTTGGGTGCATTCTGATTCTGCTGACACCCATGACATTTCTTGGCCACGGTCTCAATATCCTGATCAATGCCTGGCCACCAACAGAAACTTCTGGCTAAAGTTTTCATCTTGACAACACCCAGATGTCCTTCATGTATTTGGAATAACACTTGGTCTCTGAGTTTGGCAGGTATGATCACTCTCACACCCCACATCACACATCCATGATGTATACATAGTTCATTTATGCGTGCATGAAATGGTGCCAGATCCCCCTCTTTATCTTTTGGTGTCCAGTCACTTTTCACACATGACATCACACGTCCGAGAATTACATCATTCCGAGTTTCCTGTTGAATCCTTCTACTGGAAACTGGTGAACATTCAATCTGTCCAATGTGAAATGCGTCCACCAAGTCTATGGATAAGTCAGACTCTGTGCTTTCCAAGGGTAGTCGCGACATTGAATCTGCATTAGCATGCTTGGTTGTTTCCTGAATCCGATCTCATAGTTGTATGCTGACAAGAATAGAGAATAACGCTGTAATCGTGATGATGCAGTCACTGGTACACCTTTCTGAGGATTGAATATATGAATCAAGGGCTGATGATCTGTGATCAACTTGAATTTTCTTCCAAACAAATTAGCGTGAAACTTCTTGATTCCCCAGATAATTTTTAAGGCTTCTTTATCAATTTGGGAGTAGTTCTTCTCTGCAGGCGCAAGAGAACGAGAAGCAAATGCAATTGGTTTCTCGGTTCCATCCGGTAACTCATGTGAAATCACTGCGCCAAGTCCATATGGCGATGCATCACATGCTAACGAAATAGGCAGATCTGGACTGTAGTGCGTCAACACCATATCTGAAGCAACCAAGTCCTTGACCTTGTTGAAAGACTCCTCACAGGCTTCAGTCCATTTCCATTGACAGTCCTTCTGCAGCAACTTGTGTAAAGGTCCAAGTACAGTTGCCAAATCCGGTAAGAATTTCCCATAATAATTCACCAATCCAAGAAAGGACCTAAGCTGCGACACGTTGGAGGGTGATGGTGCCTTGACAATAGCAGCAACCTTTTCTGGTGTCTTGTGTAGACCATGTCTATCAATGACGTGTCCACAGAATGTGATGTTCTCTTTGAAAAATTCACACTTGTTTAAGTTCGCACGCAAACCGTATTCACTAAGTCTCTGCAACACCTTTTCTAAGTTTTGTAGATGCTCTTCATCTGTTTTCCGTGATCACCATATCATCTAGGATACATTGTGTTCCAGGAACCCCCTGTTATATCTGCTCGATCGTTCGTTGCCAGATTGCTGGTGCTGATGCAATTCCAAATGCCATCCGGTTATAGCGATATAACCCACGGTGTGTGTTGATGATCAATAGCTCTTTGCATTCTTCGTCCACTGGAAGTTGCAGGTATGCTTGTTTCAAGTCGATCTTGGAGAAATGTGATCCTCCATTTATGTTGGCAAAAATGTCATAAATTTTTGGTAGCGGATATTGATCAACATTAAGTACTGGATTTAATGTCACTTTAAAATCACCACAGATTCTCACACTGCCGTTTTTCTTTAATACGGGTACAATCGGGGTCGCCCATTCACTGTATTGAACTTTCGTAAGAGTACCTTCTGCTTCCAACCTCTCAAGTTCCTCCTCAACTTTTGCTCGCAATGAAAATGGTACAGTCCTAGCTTTGACGTACTTGGGTTTGTTTTCTTTGAGAGACAGCTTCGCTGTGATACCCTTCAAAGTACCAACATCATCGTTAAATACGTCTTTGTATTTGTCCAGAATTTCACTGATGCTCGTCACCTTCACAGAGTGCATGGCATGTGTTTCTTTAATCACTTTCCAGTCCAATGGAATTTTTCTCAGCCAATCCCTGCCAAGAAGTGCGGGTCCTCCTTTTTGAACCACATACAATGGCAATGTGTAACTACTGTCATTGTATTCTACTTGCACGTTAACACAACCGACTGGTTTAATGTGTTCTCCTGAATATGTTCGTAGTATCATGTCTGGTTTTCTAAATTTCTGTTTTCCAAACTTCCTATGGAATTCATCCTCAGCCATCACTGAGACAGCCGATCCGGTATCCAATTCCATCTGTGATGAAATGCCATTCAATTTCAGGTTGATCCAGATGATATCTTTACTTGATAGGTTATTTAGTTCTAAACTGGCGATGCAATCACCACCATCATCCTGGTATTCATCCACGTATCTAATCGGTTTCTTACGAACAGGTTTCTTGGGATTGGACCGACACGCTTTCTTGATGTGTCTACGTTTGTTGCAGTTATGGCACACCGTATCTTTGAATCGACAGTCTTGTGCTGTGTGTCCGCCTCCGTTACATCTGTAACATCGCACCGTATCTTTTCTGTAATCGTTCGACTTAGGATGTTTATTCCTGGGAGTCGCACGTGTTTGAAGTTTGTTTACTGCCCCGGTCTCTGTCTTGTTCCTTGACTGTAATTCTGTAGCGTCCTTGGCAGCTGATTCCATTGCAAGACTGATTTCCACTGCTTTTCCGAAAGATAAGTCTTTTTCCGATAGCAAACGCTTTTGAATGTGGGCATGTCTCATACCACAAACTAATCGGTCTCGAAGTTTCTCGTTCAGCGATGCATTAAAATCACAATGAATCGTAAGTTTCTTTAGTTGAGCTATATACTCAGCTATCGTCTCTCCCTCCTTTTGATCACGCTTGTCAAAACGGAAGCGCTCTGTCGTGCTAAGGGGTTTCGGGGACAAGTGGTTATTTAGTAAAGTCACAAGTTCTCCATAAGATTTTGCTGCAGGCTTGTCAGGAAAAGTTAGGTCACGTAACAAAGAATACAATTTTCCACCAATAAGACATAATAACGACGGTACCTTCTTTCCTGCATCTATTTCGTTGACTTCGAAGTACTGTTCAAAGCGCTCAACGTAACTTTCCCACGGTTCGATTGTCTCATCGAAGGGGTCAATTTTTCCAATTAATCCTAGTGCCGCCATCCTTGCGAATTATCACTGCAGATCCGGTTTAAGGAACGAGTTATAAATCCAGACAAGAACGGAACGTTTTCTGCACTTAAATGTTTCACCTCGTCGCCAATTTGTTGTGTTGTTTGCGTGTATTTTCCGAATACATGTACGCACATGGTATCAACACAGCTCAGCCATTGTGAACTACTTTTTATTATCAGATATTCATACGCAGTTAACAGTAGTAGCAAAACCAACCAAATTAACCACATAAAGTTCCGGATATAAcagtatccaacaatatatccaagttttatttgattcaaattaaaaaaattcgagttatcctcctgaaaccaaacTTTTTtcgaattttaaatctattttctgtcactgtgaccttgacctttgacctatttccTCCAAAATCATTAGGTGTCTTTCTTACCTGGTGCATAACattatctttaagtatcatttgattcggatttaaactttctgagttatcatcctaaaaccaaatttttctggaattttcattttattttcggtcactgtgaccttgacctttgaccatttttctccacaattaataggggtcttccttacctggtacccaacaatatatcaaagtttcatttgattagattgtaaacttttcgagttatcatccggaaaccaattgttgacgcccaaccgcctgcatcaccaaaccaatagccgagttcaacttcgttgcaactcggctaaaaaggTTTTATCATAGTACACGACATAATCCACCAACTCTGACCTCCAAGTtacgtggggatccgggttagaataggtcctcagtaccccttgcttgtcgtaagaggcgactaaatggggcggtccttcggatgagaccacaaaatccgaggcaccgtgtcacagcaggtgtggcacgataaagatccctccctgctcaaatgcccTAGGTGCCGAGCATagggctaaattttgcagcccatcacctgcaatggtgacgtctctgaATGAGTGAAGGATTCTcatgagggacgttaaacaatatttaattaattaatcaatcaatccaagCAGCTACATGTAGATCACAGGAGCACGCCACTAAAGGTTTAAATAAATCCTAATAATGAGGTGTAGCAAAGGTTTTAATATTTGTTGAAGTAAAACATTTATCAAAGCGTTCGTGGCAGTTAGAATCGAAGTATCTAATTAACTATAATAGTAAGTTAATTTGTAgcatattttaattaataaatattatatagtAAAGtagtatatattgtacatgtatatctaatagATATGTAGTATATTTAGTATATATGTAGTAAATGTACTGTGGTTTAAAGAATTTTCGAGAGCTTCATTCTTTTTTCAGTTTGTTGATGTGAAGCCACTCCATGTACCTAATGTCCTTCCTTTTTGACCCAAAATCTGATTACGGGATTTCACGGTCTGACACAATCACAAAACAACAATAGTATATCTtatgaatttagaaaaataatgaaACCAAAGTATATCTTATGAATTTAGGAGTTCTGATCATTAGAAAGAGTcttttatgagattaatcacggTTCGTTATATTAAACCTTTTCATTCTTCATGATAACGGATAACACAGATAAAcacatttcttaaatattttgaaCTTCATGAAATGAACAGTACATATGTACGCGTATATATACGGATAACTTAAATGATACACTGTGTCCCCTACGGAAtgaattcaaacacattttcaaaaGCATAATGTTTGCCAATATTTATGGAAATAATACACGTACATTTATATACTAGGAATATTGGTGTGTGAAGTCCGTCTGACATACGGTGTtataatatagggttattgaacttatattggtgaatattggcacgagttggctgtgaaaatgcacgagcttgcgagtgcattttgacagccaacgagtgccaatattcacatatataagttcaataacccttttattatatagctaaagtatttagttgttaaattatatcccttttctctcaaactactccaaaatagacgataattcatcaatattggcagtgtgcaatagcagcatgcatttcttaactgttcaatatttaacccgtcattaatgcatgaagcaaactgattttgtaaatgggggcatcataatttatgtacagtaaaacattttgcttaagtaaatatcaaatgtcAAATtcggaccgtcgtctgccattttggcttgtttacgtcgtgaCGGTAACGTCAacattgaacgctcatactgggaatgtttcgggcgcatacaatttccgcaatgcaaagttagcgttcaataaattctaaggatattgaacgctaacattctctagattttacgcagattttatattagactatttattagctatataataagatGCCTTATTACACAGTTTGGTAGTTTTTCTTTATAGATTCTGTAGAGAGTACCTGGCCAGCCCCTTCTGTAAATGCCGGGGAACTACTTTCACTCATTTGTGACTGCGAATATGCTTACGTACATGTAACTCAGTGATTgagtatatttacaaatattaacaGACGTACTGTGTCTGCTACTGAAAATGTAAACGATCGTGCGCTTCTAGAAACAGAGAAACTTTTACTTTGTGACCGGCCGGATTAGCTAACTGGTTACAAACTTTGCAAACCGGAGATGCCGATATTTTGTTCTTTTTGACGTGTCGTTTTTAGTTTCTCTGGTATTCTGTATGATTTCAGAAATTGATTATTAATTCATATCTGTAGAATAgaataaagaagaaaaacaaaagaTCAACGGGATGTTGTTTTTGGTCAAAAGTCCTACCAACTGATTACTTTCTATTTTGACGAATGAAAAATAACGTTAATTATCTCCTAGTTAACTGACCACGTCTTAAGCTAAATATGCAggacaaaatttgaaaaataaataaaattatttaaaaaaaataaatttcttggTGATTATGGAACTGATTCCCAGCATATCGCAAAGGGGGTGCTATATGGATACTTCTCCAGTGCAATTTTGATGGTTATAATATAGAATTAAAATGCAGTGccactgaatacatgtatgctgaatatatacatgtagttatcgaAGTTTTCTAGAAGGTTCGAAGTGATGCCTGGGCTGTCTCCAGAAATGTTGGAGAGTGTCATATGCAGACAGAGGTGACCATTAGTGAGGAAGCTCGATTAATGCGGTGTAACCGTTCAACGATCAATCGTTTTCACGGCGGTTCACGAAACTATGTTCACAAAGGCTGACCGCCTCGGTAGTCTAgaggtagagtgttcgccccgcatgcggaaagtcggggttcaaatcctggccgcgacagacctaagtcgttaaaccAGGTAGTagcagttccatcgccaaacgctcggcatcaggtgtgaatgtcactggtcctcagcgatgaccttaaaaaacgggtgtcccgtgttacagtatgtgtggcacgctaaagatccctcactgctcaatggtcggAAGCGCGGAGCacagacctaaatttgaagcccttcaccggtattggtgacgtccccatatgagtaaaatattcttgagagggacattaaacaatacaaaatcaaatcaaatcacgTCAGGGCGTCCAAGAGTGAAAGCTATTTCTGTTTACAGGTTCATTTGTTTTCGTCATCATATCCATTGATTCCTCGTACCTGCAACCTGTACACCATCCATTGAATATATAGATATTTCTCAAGTCAGACGGGTCTTATCAGTGCTAGAGAAGACATCAAAATGCCAAAAACGTCCGTACAAGGGCCCAAGGCTTATTCAACGCCAATAGCATGGGAGAGAGTAAGATGGTGTAAATGTAGATTACGGTCGAATTTGAACAAGTGGAGCAATTTGGAAGAGCAAAAGTATATAGAAGGAATGGGGAGTAATTTGCACTGTGTTCAAGGGCAAGATACATGCATGACATATGCAGAGGCAAAAGTGTCATGACATGGGTAGGTATTGACAACATGTTGGCAATAGAGGTTGTCCCTGAACCAGAACGTACCGGAAATCGGTTTCCAGTATGACGATGTGACCCATTTTCCGCGACAGAGATGCTTTTTCTGTAACAAGATAGCTAAAGTTCTTCTATGACCCTCAAACTCAACAATTCAATCGATCACAGTTTGAATGACATGAATTGTGTGTGTTCAAGATATGCTACAACAACTAACTTGCAAAAAGCGCTGCAAGATGAACATAATCACATTCCTTAGGTCGAAATTTCAACAACCTTCAGTTCAAGTTGTCAACGCTCGGTTTTAAATGCAAATGGTAGACATACACAGTATTGACATTAAGAAACTGAAGATGTGAATTATAAAGTAATCATAGTTTTTCTTTGCATATTGTTTGAATGTTATCACAGTAAGTAACTGACAAGCACAGTATGTAGTATTTTACATTCTTTCTTTTATCCCTCTGTGTTTTTAGATATCCCACATGATGGGATATATCATGACATCATTCAatagaacatacatgtaattcaagaCATGATGAATTTACTTGAACTTTTTATTGGTTATGATGTTTGATACGGCTAATGCAGTGACAATCTTTCCTCAATGTATAGTTATTCATGTGAATAAAAAGAGTTTTGAGTAATGACAAGAAAATATCTTATTGTAATGAGAAAAGATCtcataatttgtttttagattGTCTTGAAATTACAAGAAAAAATCTTGTAACTACGATATGCATGCAATTTATCCATCTTCCCACCAGAGTCTGTTGGTAATAGTAAACGAAcgaaaattcatttcaaaatatttaaaaactgcGACAATAATCACACAAAGAACAGTCAGTTTATGTTCTTCGTTTCACTCATCCGAACAAAAGTATtctataataaatatttcaaagaaacatcTCAAAACTAACATAGAGTGTGTTGAGCGCCTATCAACCAGTTTAATCGCCgtactatgtacatgtatatacaaacagatgtgtttgtgaaacacaaatgcccccgataatggccaaggtcacaaggacaaatatcttggtaccagtagaaagatattgtcacaagaaatgctcatgtacaatatgaaacctctaatataaatttaccacttagaagttatgaccaatgtaaagaaattcaagagtaggtcaaatgtcaaggctaataggtttagtaccaacggaaaggtcttgtcacaaggaatactcatgtgaaatatcaaagctctaccacttactgttcaaatgttattagcaaagttaaagttttcaaaaagtaggtcaaactccaaggtcaaggtcacatggtcaaaaatgttggtacccacagaaaggtctggtcacaaggaatactcatgtgaaatatcaaagctctatcacttattgttcaaaagttattagcaaggttaaagtttcagacagaatgacagacaggacaaaaaaaatatgcccttcgatctcgggggcataaaaatcacgTGACTTTAATAGCGAGGAAATGGAAATAAACACCAAGGAGTACGTTGAATACAATCTACAAAATATAATGGGTACAGGAATGTAAATGTCCTATGAAGATGcacacaaaagaaaaagaaacgtGTTCGAACTGACTTTATTGCTCGTCGGTAACCAATTTAACTTGACCAGAACCTTATATACCTGGACCAAATAACTACCATGCACTTGCGCgtattaaaatacatatagttCATATACTACAATACAATAGGAATAACTACATGTAAGCTGAgataaaaataaacaactaaAAATGTATTATGTACAGGACTAATTAACATGACATTAACACAATCCAATTAAggttataatacatatatatattgccCCATTAAAAGCTAATGGACACGGTCCCGCAAACAACCAATGCCCTATCAAGGCTAGTTCATAATGCCCCATCAAGGCTAAATCACAGTGCCCCATCAAGGCTAGTTCATAATGCCCCATCAAGGCTAAATCACAATGTCCCATCAAGGCTAAATCATAACGCCCCATCAGGGCTAAATCATAATGCCCCATCAAGGCATGCGCAAAGAAGTTAGATCTTATCAAGGTTCCGCTAATTACTTATTGtcacataaatattcatgacaaACAATTAAAAATCTGAACAGTTAATGTAAAGAACTAACACATTCCTCTGAAACTGTGGTTCAGCAAACACGCTCTCGGCATGAGAACCGTAATTGAAAAAAATGGTGAGGCTTATGATATTCCAGCCAATCCTTAACAAAGTCTCGGAACTCTCCAGAAAATGGCTTAACCAGCATAGGCCAAATTATGCGGACTGCCACTCGGGTACAAAAAGAGTATCTCTTGCTTCTTACAattttttttgaagaaaatttaTCGCTTATATTTAATCGTACGTTTCGGGCTCGAAATTTCACCAGAAGTCGCATGTGGTGGGTTACAATAGGGGTGGTTTATTATGTACACCGGCATTTGAACATGAATCAGCGATTGTAAGAAAAAATAACATTCACTGATAACGAGATCCTTCCTAATACATAAGAGAGACGAAAATAGTTAATctacatttacaaaacataagtaaaaagaaaatgtgttgATCCCACATTAGAAAAAATAGGGGTAATTGCATAATGCATGTCCCCCATGGCCTGTGGTTTAATTGATTTATTCTAAAGAACTGTACGTCAATGTATAATTCCAATCCATTTTCATATAGATCAAAATACTGGTCAGTTTACCTAAAATTTTATCAAACCCTtccaaatatatcaaatatcagCTAGGGTCTTACATGTACGGTTTCGATTTAATGTGTTGAAGGAGCGAAGTGGGGTGGGAGTGGGACGCTCAAGTGGGCCCAGGCGAGATTTaagatattgaaaaatatgatattaacAATTTCAGTATGATCGAATTACGTCCTATACATTGTATCCTCTACATCCTGTCTAGTGTAATGGACACAGActaccaattattttcctatacattcctttataacataaaaattaatataaaaaattccaccGCCTCAACTTAACTGAAATTTGGCACAGACTTAGAGCAATTCAAGTCCAAATATATTTGTGAATCTCAGCAAAATCCACCGCACACAAGTCCTGTTATGACACCGCAAGTAACCCCTACCCTGCATATTTCCCTTTCCCTTTGAGAACCTATTTACACCCTTCCTACTACACACTTAAGAGCAGAATTCcctattattatatttttttcagacCCTCTCCTTTCCATCTATGCCCTAGAATAACACAATTCCACCCCACAGACATCgccaagaattttttaaaaaaaccctcTATTTATAAATTGGCACTACTTGCGTGGTCAATGAAATAGGGGTAAAATTAGTAGTCTGTAACCTAATGGATCCCAGAATTCTTTGCTTCCTTCATGACAATGGTTTCCGTATTCTTGTCCTTCTCTGGGATCCCCGAGAGCTTCTGAAGTACTGCACAATCTCATTCACGCAGAGTTCTAGGCTTTAGTACATTGGATTCCCTAATTAGATATTTAATCAAGACTTTATTCATAATCATCTCTACTGCTTTTCTATAGTTGCTGACACTTGGCCTCCATGGTCTGCTggaattctttgttttgttttaccatactttatctatttatataataaatattcatataaaatgatGCCGTGGTGACACAGGTAGCAGGTGGACACAGAACTATATTTCTCATGACAATTACACAAttgtatacagagatttagtacatgtattttatataaaagtgaAGGTAATATATCACCTAATGTTTTAAGGCATGTATAAATCACCTGTATAAATCTCTATACAAAGTATCCCTTCGCAGAGCTGATCCCTGACGAACGCTTAGACATGACATTGTCACAGTACACTAATTTTTACGTTATTTATGCATAATTAATTATGTCTGCGGAGCAATCTACATGGCAGCTACTCTCATAGTTGTTAATCTTTCTAGAATATATGGGAAATCACACAACATAATTGGCTTGCTTTGATAAATAAAAGTTTAGTCGCCTATTTTTTTCAACTTTAAGcatttttgagaaatatttgataatgaCCCGTGCACAGAAAGACCTCAGGTGAATACACACTATTGTAAACATTTTTCCTTATTGAAATAAAGAATGATTGCAATGacaatatgaaagaaaaacacatacatacatgtagtatcacTAAAACAGCTGTCATAATTATAGAAGGTCTACGGGTTTTTTTAGAAGCTGCTATTAAAAAACATCGATGACTCATTCGAAGAGGACCGTAATTTGATTTGCTACATATAGTACTtgtacaattaaaaatattacaaCCTATGCAATGAAAATAATGTTTATGGAAAATGATCTGGAAAAGTTATTGACATTTAGCCATGAAATATAGAAATGATACAACATTTGCTGATATTACAAATATCATGAAAATAAGATCTAGTTTCTTCCCActgattttgaaatgtttacatttccCACAAAtcttatttgaatttttttcaagattGTCATCTATGTCTAAAGGCGCAACTTTGTTATCCCCTGTAGAGTCCGAGATATTGAAATGGATGTACAGTACAATACTCTCTAATACCACTGTCAGTCCACTTATTAACAACTGAGTCATCAAGTACACGGTGAAGTACGGAGTGTCCTCAGATTTTGGCATGGAATCATTAATTATCGTAAGAAACACAGCAAATGTCAAGAATATT belongs to Ostrea edulis chromosome 7, xbOstEdul1.1, whole genome shotgun sequence and includes:
- the LOC130048713 gene encoding uncharacterized protein LOC130048713; the protein is MAALGLIGKIDPFDETIEPWESYVERFEQYFEVNEIDAGKKVPSLLCLIGGKLYSLLRDLTFPDKPAAKSYGELVTLLNNHLSPKPLSTTERFRFDKRDQKEGETIAEYIAQLKKLTIHCDFNASLNEKLRDRLVCGMRHAHIQKRLLSEKDLSFGKAVEISLAMESAAKDATELQSRNKTETGAVNKLQTRATPRNKHPKSNDYRKDTVRCYRCNGGGHTAQDCRFKDTVCHNCNKRRHIKKACRSNPKKPVRKKPIRYVDEYQDDGGDCIASLELNNLSSKDIIWINLKLNGISSQMELDTGSAVSVMAEDEFHRKFGKQKFRKPDMILRTYSGEHIKPVGCVNVQVEYNDSSYTLPLYVVQKGGPALLGRDWLRKIPLDWKVIKETHAMHSVKVTSISEILDKYKDVFNDDVGTLKGITAKLSLKENKPKYVKARTVPFSLRAKVEEELERLEAEDEEHLQNLEKVLQRLSEYGLRANLNKCEFFKENITFCGHVIDRHGLHKTPEKVAAIVKAPSPSNVSQLRSFLGLVNYYGKFLPDLATVLGPLHKLLQKDCQWKWTEACEESFNKVKDLVASDMVLTHYSPDLPISLACDASPYGLGAVISHELPDGTEKPIAFASRSLAPAEKNYSQIDKEALKIIWGIKKFHANLFGRKFKLITDHQPLIHIFNPQKGVPVTASSRLQRYSLFLSAYNYEIGFRKQPSMLMQIQCRDYPWKAQSLTYP